GCATATGAAGGGCCAGATTTCTGCTGGACTGCTTTTCAAAGACAGAGGCAGTCTGCCAGCTCTCTCTGGCTTCACGTCTGGACATGCCATAGAAGACGCCGTAATACTCATGAATTGCCATAGCAAGCCGGTCAAGGCTTTCCTGCAGAAGAATCGTTTCACTGTATAGCTGCTCTTCTGTTCCAAAGCAGATTCCATGTGCTGTCTGATCAAAGACAGTCGATGTATGAACTCGGTAAAAAACCTGGAAAGCAGGTAACAGGTTTCGAAACGCTGCCGCTGTTCTCCGGTTCACAGAATCATCCCCGTACACACAGAAAACACCATGAAAGGATGCAGCATTTTCCTGTAGCCATGTGAAAAACTTATTTCCGAAAGGAAGGGCATTGATACAGACAATGTCGGCCACCTGAGAAATCTTCGGGTTCATATATTTAAAAGACGCCGCTTTATCTTCTATACCATCGTCCAGCCAGAAAAGCTTCAGGCGGCAGCCTTTAAACTGCATCTCCGTGATCAGATTCCGGCATATCCAGACGGAAAGCGGAGAATATCCCATGACAGCAAACCGGATTTCCATCGGAAGGCATCCCTTTGAAAAGTCAGTGTCTTTCAAAAAATACCAAAGCGGATATTCCGTGAGCAGTAGCCGGGAGGCCAGCTCTTCCAGGTCAGACCAGTGCAGATCACAGGACGGCGGACACGCAAGAGACATCATTTCCTCGGATTCTTCATAGCTTACGAGCACGTGCAGCTGTACCCGATTCGGATAGTCCGGCTGTGATGTCAGCGCACCGCAAATGATCCTGGCGGTCTCGGCATTTTCGGAAGTATTGGTACTTGCCGCAATCAGACAGATGGGTTCTGGACATTTTCTTTTTGGAAAACAATAAGTTGAAATGGTTGAAATACCGGAACCATTGTTTTTGAAGGTACTTCGGATACATCCAAGGTTCATAATGGCCTGAATTTCTGAATGTTCCATCTGATCCAGCTCTTCTCGTTTCAGAAGAAGCAGGATTGGATTTTTGGGATGCTGCTTTCGAAGATCCTGAATCAGTGTCAGTATTTCCCTGCGGTAACCGCAGATGATAAAAAATTTTTTACGGGAACCCAGAAGCCGCAGAAACTGCAGCCGGATATTACTGAGTACACCACCGCCGATCACAGACAGTACCACGATAGCCAAGGAGAAGACTGCAAGCAGCAGAACGAATCCATAGATCACACGGTAGATCAGAACATCTCCGATTACCCCAAGCTCTCCTATATCCAGCTCCATCATAAACATACGACCAGTACTGACGAAAGACAGTGCCACCGATGATAGAAGATTTGCTGCTGAGAACTCCGAAGAATGCTGATCGGAAAAATCTGCCCCTTCACGAAAGTAATATCCGAACAGGTAGACGCCAAGTCCGAGAATGATGGCAATGCAAAAAAATTTGATAGAATTTCGTTCAAACCATACGGCGTGTTTCGTTAAGAAATAAACACCCAGGATAAACAGGGCAATGCACACCGCCCAGGAAATTAACACAATAACAATTGAATTCATATTATTAAATCTGTCAGCTGTCCGACAGTCCCCCCATATTGAAATTATTAAGCAACTTTTACTATTGTAATTAGTATACCATATCCTTTTTTATGAAAGTTCCCAAGAAATATGGGAAAGAAAAAAGGATGCCTTCGCATCCTTTAAAGAGTTGATTCGTCCAAGACAATCGTAAACGGTCCGTCATTGACAAGGGAAACCTTCATATCCGCACCGAAGCTTCCGCTCTCGACAACAGATACGCTTTCCTTTGCCTTCCGGATCATATATTCATAGAGAGGTTCCGCCATCTGAGGAGCTCCGGCCTCGATGAAACTCGGACGGTTTCCTTTTCTGCAGTTGGCATAGAGGGTAAACTGCGAGATCAACAGGAGTTCCCCGCCGACATCCTCCAGTGACAGATTCGTTTTCCCATTCTCATCCTCGAAGATACGAAGCGAGATCAGTTTTTTCAGATACCGGTCCGCCGTCTCACGGGTATCCTCGCCGGAAATCCCGATGAGAACAAGAAGTCCCTTCGAAATACTGCCGATCACTTCCCTCTCCACCGTTACCTTCGCCTCAGTTACACGCTGTATGACAAGTCTCATAACTCTTCTTCCTCCTGATCTCTGTCTTTTGTTTCCTCTTCCGGCATATCGTCATCTTTTCTTCTGGCTTTGCTGAACGGTTTGGAAGTATCAGGTTCCATCGTGTTCTGATACACGGGTTCATGTGTGTCCTGATCCAGATGATCGATGCCACGGTAGGAAGTCACATCTTCCGGCAGCTTTTTCTTTTTCAGCCGCTCCTGGATCCGGTCGCCGATGATCGTGCAGATGACCGCACAGACGGGGACACCCACGAACATGCCAAAGACTCCGAACAATCCTCCCCCGACCAGTATGGCAACGATAACCATGAAGCTCGACAGACCGGTGGTATCACCGAGAATCTTAGGACCGAGAAAATTCCCGTCAAACTGCTGCAGAACCAGGATAAAGATGATAAAGTAGAGGCACTGAAGCGGGTTGATCAGCAGGATGAGGAATGCGGACGGCACTGCACCGATATACGGTCCGAAGAACGGAATCACATTCGTGATTCCGATAATCACACTGATCAGCATCGTGTACGGCAGTTTCAGGATGCTCATACCGATGTAGCAGAGGAGCCCTATGATCATGGAATCAACGATCTTCCCCACAACAAAGCCTCCGAAAGTCCGGTCTACATACTGAAGGTCCCGGATCGTACGGTTTGCGTTCTCTGGTGTGCTGCGCAGAGCGTACAGAAACTGCTTCCCTCGTGCGATAAACATTTCTTTTCCATACAGCATGTATATAGAAATCATGGCGCCGATCAAAAAGTTCTTCAGAAATACCAGCACATCATAGATACCGGTAGAAAAGTTCCTGACGATCTCATTGATCTGCGGGAGCAGATCCTGGTTCAGCCATGTCTGCGCCTTGTCGGAGATCGTCGTAAACAGGCTGAGAGAATAGGCTTCCAGATTCGGGTTATCCTTCAGAAGATCCGTCACCCATGTCTCTGCCGTCCTGATATAACGCGGAAAATTCTCTACAATGTTGGTAATACTTTTGATCAGTTCCGGAACCATCATCGCGATCAGGCCGTAGATAACAAGGAAGAGAAGCAGAATTACGAAAATCACACAGATCATCCGAACCACTTTCTTCAGGCGTTCCGTAATCCTCCGTCCTATCTTTTTAATCAACCGGAAAAAGACCTGCTCTTCCAGAAAACGTACAAGCGGATTCAGAATGTAGGCGATGGCGGCACCGTAGATCAGCGGCTGTAAAATGCTGTATATTTTATTGAACAGCGATTTGAGGGAATCAACGTGAAAAATTCCAAAATAGAAAAGCATGGCGGCGGCGAGAACCACAAATGCCGTTGCGCCCCAGTATAAATATTTTTTGTCCCAGCGAAATTTCATATGATGTACCTGCTTTTAGTTAGTTTTACTGTTACTATTCACAGCCCACCACCCACATGCGCATTCGTCGCCTCTT
The Ruminococcus gauvreauii genome window above contains:
- a CDS encoding AI-2E family transporter; this encodes MKFRWDKKYLYWGATAFVVLAAAMLFYFGIFHVDSLKSLFNKIYSILQPLIYGAAIAYILNPLVRFLEEQVFFRLIKKIGRRITERLKKVVRMICVIFVILLLFLVIYGLIAMMVPELIKSITNIVENFPRYIRTAETWVTDLLKDNPNLEAYSLSLFTTISDKAQTWLNQDLLPQINEIVRNFSTGIYDVLVFLKNFLIGAMISIYMLYGKEMFIARGKQFLYALRSTPENANRTIRDLQYVDRTFGGFVVGKIVDSMIIGLLCYIGMSILKLPYTMLISVIIGITNVIPFFGPYIGAVPSAFLILLINPLQCLYFIIFILVLQQFDGNFLGPKILGDTTGLSSFMVIVAILVGGGLFGVFGMFVGVPVCAVICTIIGDRIQERLKKKKLPEDVTSYRGIDHLDQDTHEPVYQNTMEPDTSKPFSKARRKDDDMPEEETKDRDQEEEEL
- the dtd gene encoding D-aminoacyl-tRNA deacylase; its protein translation is MRLVIQRVTEAKVTVEREVIGSISKGLLVLIGISGEDTRETADRYLKKLISLRIFEDENGKTNLSLEDVGGELLLISQFTLYANCRKGNRPSFIEAGAPQMAEPLYEYMIRKAKESVSVVESGSFGADMKVSLVNDGPFTIVLDESTL